Genomic DNA from Streptomyces sp. NBC_01571:
GGCGACCTCCTGCCCCTCGATGAAGCTCTTGGTCGCGAAGACCCGCCCGGCCAGGTCGGGGTGGGTGACGTCGACCCCCGTGTCGAGGACGGCGACCGTGACGCCCTTGCCGGTGAGCCCGGCCTCCCAGGCCCGCGGTGTGCCGATCTGCGCGTTGCTCTCGGCCATCTCCGCCCGGACCCGCCCGTCGAGCCAGACCTTGCCGAGACCGGCCTGCCGGGTCAGGGACTCCCAGAAGGTGCGCCCCTTGTCCGCGGTGAGGGCGGCGCCCCGGATGCTGGGCAGGACCCGCGTGCGCTCCGAACCGCGCGGGGCGGCCGTACGCGCCGCTTTGCCGTACGTCTTCTTGTCGTACGTGACGATCAGCGGCAGTCGGTGCGTCGTACGGTCGGTGAGCCCATGGCGTATCAGCTCGCTCACGTCGAACAGCCGCCGGTCGAGGGTGCCCGCCCGAAGGTAGGGCAGCGCCTCGTCGGGTACGACGGTGACGGCGCCGTTCGTCACCTGGGTGCGCACCGCCCCGGTGGCCCCCGCGGGCCGCTCGACCGTCACCGTCCTCTTCCCGCCGCCGAGGTCGGTGACGGTCACCCGGTCGCCGGTGACGAGGGTGACGGTCCGTACCGTGGCGGGGCTCTTCGGCGCGGTACCCGTCCCCGCGGCCCCCGCCGCGTCCGCCCGCCCCATGGGCAGCGCGGCGAGCACGAGCCCGGCCGACAGCAGTGCCGCCCCGCGTCTCGCTGGTCCTCTGGTCATCGATGCCCTCTCCTCGTCGGCACGTGATGGCTCCAGTGCTGCGAAGAGTGTCGGGGGCCTTGTGTTGCGGGAGATTTGACCGGTCCTGGCGGGAAGGCGCCCTGGCGGCTTCCCGCCAGGACGGGCCGGGACGGCCCGGGACGAGCCGGGCCGAGCCGCGGAAAGCGGGACATCGACGCGATCTGCGGCGGCCCGGGGAGCGGTACCGGTTGCGGGGACGGGGGACATCTGTACGCGCGCCGGGAACCGGGGCCGCGGTCGTGCGAGCCCGGTCCGCCCGCCGGCCGAGCGTCAGGTACCGCCCGGCGTCACCCGTTCGGCGGTACCCCGCCCGGCCCCCCTCGGAAGGCGCCCCGGCCCTCTTGAGCGGACGATGCGAGAAGGGACCGCCAAGAGGCGGAGCCCGACGGTCTGCTCTCGGGAGGACCCGCCATGACCGCCAGTCTGGAGCAGCTGCGCCGCTGCCACTTCGCCGTCGACCTGGGCGCGGCCAGGACACGTGTGTATGTGAAGGGCGCGGGACTGGTCGTCGACCAGCCGAGTGTCGCCGCGATCAACACGAAGAACGGCGCACTGATCGCGGTCGGTGAGTTCGCGGAGAAGATGACGGGCCGCACCCCCGACTACATCCGGGTGATGCGGCCGGTGTCCGGCGGCACCGTCGTCGACATCGAGATGGCCCAGCGCATGCTGCGCCAGCTGCTCGGTGACAAGGTGCGCCGCGCTCTGCGCCGCAAGCCGAGGCTGCGCGCCGCCGCCTGCACGCCGCACGACGCGGACCCGCTGGCGCAGCGCGCGACGATCGAGACGCTCGTCGGACTCGGGGCGAGGCGGGTGGAGCTCGTCGACACGCTGATCGCCGCGGCGGTGGGCTGCGGGCTGCCGGTCGAGCGGCCGGAGGCCACCATGATCATGGTGTGCGGTGCCGCCGCCACCCAGGTCGCCGTGCTGTCCCTGGGCTCCATCGTGACCGCCGAACGCATCCCGGTGGGCGGCGAGGCCGTGGACCGCGCGATCGTGCAGCACCTACGCCACCAGCACGAGCTGATGCTGCCGTCGCAGTCCGTACGGCCGCTGCAGCTCGCCCTGTCGGGCAACGGGCTCACCCCGCACGGCCCGACGTCCACGGAGATCCACGGGCGGGACGTGGCGACCGGCCTCGCCCGTTCGGTGCAGGTCGACACCGCCGCAGTACGCGATGCCATCCAGACCCCGCTGACCGCCGTCCTCGACGGGATCGGGAAGGTGCTGCGGGCCTGTCCGCCGGATCTGGTGGCCGACCTCGCCGACCGCGGGATCATGATGGTCGGCGGCAGCGCGCTGCTCCCGGGGCTCGACCAGATGCTGCGGCACGCGACGGGCATGCCGGTGCACATCGCCGAGCGGCCGGACGTGTGCGCGGTGCAGGGCCTGGGCTACATGCTGGAGGGCAAGATCGAGCCGCTGACGCTGGAGCCGCTGCCGGGCTGACGGCCGGCCCGCCCGGGACCGGTCGATCCCCGTCCCCCGACCTCCGAGGGGCCCGTATGACCGACCCCGTCCCCCGCCTTCCGGCCCTCGTGGAAGCCGTCCTGTGCGTCGGTTCCGACCTCGAACTGCGGGCCACGCTCCAGCACATCGTGGATGCCGCCGCCGACCTGACGGGGGCCCGGAGCGCGGCGCTGGACATGGCCGAGCCGGGTGACGCCGGACTGCTGGAGATCCGTACGGCTCGGCCGCCGACGGCCGGCCAGGACCGGAGCCCCCATGAGCCCCATGAGCGGTCCGACGACGCCCTGGGCGTCCCGATCCTCGTCGACGACACGGTGTTCGGGAACCTGTACGTCGCCGGGAAGCGCGCCGATCCGTTCACGGATGAGGACGAGCAGTTGCTGCGGGTGCTGGCGACCCAGGCCGGCGTCGCGATCGGCAATGCCCGGCTGTACGAGACGGCCCGGCAGCGCGAGCGGTGGATCGAGGGCGCGGCGGCCGTCACCACCGCGCTGCTCACCGGGGAGGACGCCGCCGGCGCGCTGCTGACCGTCGCCGAACGGGCCCGGATCCTCGCCGACGCCTCGGCCGGCCTCATCCTGCAGCCCACGGACCAGGGCGGCATGAGGATCGTGACCGCCGCCACCCCCGACGGCTCCGCCGACCCCGGTGACATCGTCGGCACCACGATCGAGCCGGGCAGCCCCCTGGTGGCGCAACTTCTCGGCGGCGAACCGGTGTTCATCGACGACTCGGCGACCGACCCGCGACTGACCACGCATGTACGACACCGGTTCGGGCCGAACATGATGCTGCCGCTGCAGTCGGGCGGCCGTCTCATCGGCACACT
This window encodes:
- a CDS encoding rod shape-determining protein encodes the protein MTASLEQLRRCHFAVDLGAARTRVYVKGAGLVVDQPSVAAINTKNGALIAVGEFAEKMTGRTPDYIRVMRPVSGGTVVDIEMAQRMLRQLLGDKVRRALRRKPRLRAAACTPHDADPLAQRATIETLVGLGARRVELVDTLIAAAVGCGLPVERPEATMIMVCGAAATQVAVLSLGSIVTAERIPVGGEAVDRAIVQHLRHQHELMLPSQSVRPLQLALSGNGLTPHGPTSTEIHGRDVATGLARSVQVDTAAVRDAIQTPLTAVLDGIGKVLRACPPDLVADLADRGIMMVGGSALLPGLDQMLRHATGMPVHIAERPDVCAVQGLGYMLEGKIEPLTLEPLPG
- a CDS encoding GAF domain-containing protein — protein: MTDPVPRLPALVEAVLCVGSDLELRATLQHIVDAAADLTGARSAALDMAEPGDAGLLEIRTARPPTAGQDRSPHEPHERSDDALGVPILVDDTVFGNLYVAGKRADPFTDEDEQLLRVLATQAGVAIGNARLYETARQRERWIEGAAAVTTALLTGEDAAGALLTVAERARILADASAGLILQPTDQGGMRIVTAATPDGSADPGDIVGTTIEPGSPLVAQLLGGEPVFIDDSATDPRLTTHVRHRFGPNMMLPLQSGGRLIGTLALPRDRGGRPYSAAERLLAAQFASQAALALVLADAQHSRERLAVYEDRDRIARDLHDLVVQRLFATGMMLESTQRRSSGEADAEVREILGRAVDELQSTVQEVRTAIFALQQPPADAPTTLRGKVLRETAGAAAVLGFQPSTRFTGAVEALVPEPVVGHLLVALRRALASAARRSGVSRVEVTVDATTSLPDGRAGVRLTVFDDGETGEGGTGDGDTGDGQVGTTVVWRSPL